Proteins encoded together in one Ogataea parapolymorpha DL-1 chromosome III, whole genome shotgun sequence window:
- a CDS encoding Elongation factor Tu, mitochondrial, which yields MSILVTRALVALKLGRATGTRAVRRAFGNSFVRFAGTFDRSKPHVNIGTIGHVDHGKTTLTAAITKVLSENGGASFMDYSAIDKAPEERARGITISTAHVEYETPNRHYSHVDCPGHQDYIKNMITGAAQMDGAIIVVAATDGQMPQTREHLLLARQVGVQKLVVFVNKVDTIDDPEMLELVEMEMRELLSSYGFDGDETPVIMGSALCALEGREPEIGKQAIEKLMNAVDEYIPTPVRDLEQPFLLPIDEVFSISGRGTVVSGTVERGVLKKGEEVEIVGGKNATPLKTTVTGIEMYHKELDQAMAGDTPGILLRGMKREQIQRGMILAKVGSLKSYKKFLASMYILTKEEGGRHTPFSENYRPQMFVRTTNVSVTLRFPESEEDHSKQVMPGDNVEMVCEMLHPVALEVGQRFNLRESGKTVGTGMITRLYE from the coding sequence ATGTCTATTTTGGTTACTAGAGCGCTCGTTGCGCTGAAGCTCGGCCGTGCTACAGGTACACGCGCTGTTCGAAGAGCTTTTGGCAACTCGTTTGTCAGATTCGCTGGAACTTTCGATAGATCCAAGCCCCACGTCAACATTGGTACCATCGGCCATGTGGATCACGGCAAAACCACTTTGACCGCTGCCATCACCAAGGTGCTTTCTGAAAACGGAGGTGCCTCCTTTATGGACTACTCTGCCATTGACAAGGCCCCAGAAGAGCGTGCTAGAGGTATCACCATCTCCACTGCACACGTTGAGTACGAAACTCCTAACAGACACTATTCGCACGTTGACTGTCCAGGCCATCAAGATTACATCAAGAACATGATTACTGGTGCTGCTCAGATGGACGGTGCTATCAttgttgttgctgccaCCGACGGACAAATGCCTCAAACCAGAGAGCACTTGTTGCTTGCTAGACAGGTTGGTGTTCAGAAGTTGGTTGTCTTCGTCAACAAGGTCGACACCATTGACGACCCAGAGATGttggagcttgttgagatgGAAATGAGAGAGCTTTTGAGTTCATATGGCTTTGACGGTGACGAGACCCCTGTCATCATGGGATCTGCCTTGTGTGCTTTGGAAGGAAGAGAACCAGAGATCGGAAAGCAGGCCATCGAGAAACTGATGAACGCTGTGGACGAGTACATTCCAACTCCTGTCAGAGACCTTGAGCAGCCATTCCTGTTGCCTATCGACGAGGTCTTCTCTATATCTGGTAGAGGTACTGTTGTTTCTGGTACTGTCGAGAGAGGTGTGTTGAAGAAGGGTGAGGAAGTTGAGATTGTCGGAGGCAAGAACGCCACTCCTCTCAAGACAACTGTGACTGGTATCGAAATGTACCACAAGGAGCTTGACCAAGCTATGGCTGGTGACACTCCAGGTATTCTGCTGAGAGGTATGAAGAGAGAACAAATTCAAAGAGGTATGATTCTCGCCAAGGTTGGCTCCCTGAAGTCCTACAAGAAGTTCCTGGCCTCCATGTACATTctgaccaaggaggaggGAGGAAGACACACTCCATTCTCTGAGAACTACAGACCACAGATGTTTGTGAGAACCACCAACGTCAGTGTCACTCTGAGATTCCCAGAATCTGAGGAGGACCACTCCAAGCAGGTCATGCCAGGAGACAACGTGGAGATGGTGTGCGAGATGCTCCATCCTGTTGCTCTGGAGGTTGGCCAGAGATTCAATCTCAGAGAGTCTGGAAAGACCGTCGGTACTGGTATGATCACCAGACTGTATGAGTAG
- a CDS encoding DNA polymerase eta subunit, translating into MLIVPANSSYTYQNLLDLNNVERSTDSPLSVIGHIDINAYFAQYEQIRLGLTPQDPVVCLQWNSLIAVSYAAREYGISRMDSLQTAKLKCPDVVAAHTAVFKKGEDVWKYVDYLPEPVDHKVSLEPYRRESRKMMRFFKGFCDSVEKASVDECFLDLGRMVYSKMMELFPLLREIPENPRDTMLPPIPDKLPPELEETHGFFIPVENDAVIVSDWDDIAMMIGSSLGYELRRKLKKEMGYTTSFGVGRVKTVAKLASDFKKPNEQTTVFNRAIDNFFDNFSLTDFWSMGGKIGRQILETLQVDSGSREVRYIRDNFSLADLTRELRDPQLAERLYRMVRGEMRQPIKQRTDVKSMGSHKNFRGNSVSKPEDILDWFKVFIVDLVLRLQELDEESDAKRRPTKLTLYMRNRANVTCSRQCTFPIIRDLDEIRRKCHELSLKLLKELEEIWDAQRHGPMFPSTHGGLALSGFQELSGYSRIDEMIKSAPRREQEAEKLESQEETKSRVTGDNYICLQCGREMPASERTEHEDYHYAKTLDSTLNTQSYGERLLHGREKRGGSGDAGRPTKLAKQAKPAKQTKSAKHDARQATLLGWSKKN; encoded by the coding sequence ATGCTTATTGTTCCAGCCAATTCCAGCTACACTTATCAAAACCTGCTGGATCTGAACAATGTGGAGCGCTCTACCGACTCGCCGCTCAGCGTGATTGGCCACATCGACATCAACGCCTACTTTGCCCAGTACGAGCAGATCAGGTTGGGTTTGACGCCGCAGGACCCCGTCGTTTGTCTGCAATGGAACTCTTTAATTGCCGTGTCGTATGCTGCTCGCGAGTACGGCATAAGTCGCATGGACTCGCTCCAGACAGCAAAACTGAAGTGTCCCGATGTTGTAGCGGCCCACACAGCCGTTTTCAAGAAAGGAGAGGACGTCTGGAAGTATGTGGACTATTTGCCAGAGCCAGTGGATCATAAAGTTTCTTTGGAGCCGTACAGACGTGAGAGTCGCAAAATGATGCGATTTTTCAAAGGGTTTTGCGATTCCGTGGAGAAGGCTAGTGTGGACGAGTGTTTTCTGGATCTCGGGCGGATGGTGTACAGCAAAATGATGGAGTTATTCCCATTGCTGCGAGAAATCCCAGAAAACCCCAGGGACACGATGCTGCCCCCGATTCCAGACAAGCTGCCGCCTGAGCTCGAGGAGACACACGGGTTTTTCATTCCGGTCGAGAACGACGCCGTCATTGTGAGCGACTGGGACGACATCGCAATGATGATAGGCTCGTCGCTGGGGTATGAGCTGCGGCGCAAactcaagaaggagatggGTTATACCACGTCTTTTGGCGTTGGTCGGGTCAAGACGGTGGCAAAGCTGGCGAGCGATTTCAAAAAGCCCAACGAGCAGACCACGGTTTTCAACAGGGCGATCGATAACTTTTTCGATAACTTCAGTCTTACGGATTTCTGGTCCATGGGAGGCAAGATTGGCCGtcagattttggagacctTACAAGTTGATTCTGGCAGCCGCGAGGTGCGTTATATCAGAGATAACTTCAGTTTAGCAGATCTCACGCGCGAACTCAGAGATCCTCAGCTGGCTGAGAGACTGTACAGGATGGTTCGTGGCGAGATGCGCCAGCCAATCAAGCAGCGCACTGACGTCAAATCGATGGGGTCGCACAAGAATTTCCGTGGTAACTCTGTGAGCAAGCCGGAGGATATACTGGACTGGTTCAAAGTGTTTATTGTGGACCTAGTTCTGCGgttgcaggagctggacgaggaaagcGACGCCAAACGACGTCCGACCAAGCTGACTCTGTACATGCGCAACCGTGCCAACGTGACATGCTCGCGACAGTGCACATTTCCGATCATCCGcgatctggacgagattCGCCGCAAGTGCCACGAGCTGAGTCTGAAGTTattgaaggagctggaggagattTGGGACGCCCAGCGCCACGGGCCCATGTTTCCGAGCACGCACGGAGGATTGGCGTTGAGCGGGTTCCAGGAACTCAGCGGGTACTCGCGAATAGACGAGATGATCAAAAGTGCTCCCAGGAGGGAGCAGGAggcagaaaagctggagtCACAAGAGGAAACGAAAAGTCGTGTTACAGGCGACAATTACATCTGTCTACAGTGCGGGCGCGAAATGCCTGCGAGCGAGCGGACAGAGCACGAGGACTACCACTATGCCAAGACGCTGGACAGCACGCTCAACACCCAGAGTTATGGCGAGCGGTTGCTGCATGGCCGGGAGAAACGCGGTGGCAGTGGAGATGCCGGCAGGCCGACCAAGCTTGCCAAGCAGGCCAAGCCGGCCAAACAGACCAAGTCTGCCAAACATGACGCGCGACAAGCGACGCTCCTCGGCTGGAGCAAAAAgaattaa
- a CDS encoding rRNA-processing protein FCF1 produces the protein MGKAKKTRKFAQVKRVLSKNDPRKKENADKPKQTSDKELVKEVPQVSSALFFQYNEAIKPPYQVLVDTNFFNFSIQKKIDIVRGMMDCLYAKCIPIVTDCVMAELEKLGHRYRIALTLAKDPRIKRLTCSHKGTYADDCLVHRVMQHKCYIVATNDADLKRRIRKVPGVPIMSVGSHSYVIERLPDVF, from the coding sequence ATGGGCAAGGCCAAAAAGACCAGAAAGTTCGCACAGGTGAAACGGGTTCTTTCGAAGAACGACCCGAGGAAAAAGGAAAACGCAGATAAACCGAAACAGACGAGCGACAAGGAACTTGTGAAGGAAGTGCCGCAAGTTTCGTCTGCCCTGTTCTTCCAGTACAACGAGGCAATCAAGCCCCCTTACCAGGTGCTGGTGGATaccaacttcttcaactttAGcatccagaagaaaatcgaTATAGTGCGCGGCATGATGGACTGTCTATATGCCAAATGTATTCCAATTGTGACAGACTGTGTCATGGCCgagctcgaaaagctggGCCACAGATACAGAATAGCGCTCACGCTCGCCAAGGACCCCCGTATTAAACGTCTGACATGCTCGCACAAGGGAACTTACGCGGATGACTGCCTGGTGCACCGGGTAATGCAACACAAGTGCTACAtcgtggccaccaacgACGCAGACCTCAAACGACGCATACGGAAGGTGCCCGGTGTGCCGATCATGAGCGTCGGTAGCCACTCGTACGTGATCGAGAGGCTCCCGGATGTGTTTTAG
- a CDS encoding Low-affinity glucose transporter HXT3 translates to MSNANADQQSKKSDIGSVTPPPENVYEDQAHNKATLPEQQDISTGKSATHYIGTGLLCSLIAFGGFVFGWDTGTISGFVNMPDFKDRFGQINDKGEHYLSNVRTGLMISIFNIGCALGGLTLGRLADSKGRKVGIMLTMIVYIVGIVIQIASIKSWVQFFIGRIISGLAVGSVSVLCPMFISETSPKEIRGALVSSYQLMITLGIFLGYCTTYGTYHNYDDSRQWRIPLGLCFAWALLMIFGMTFMPESPRYLIEKDRLEDAKRSIAKVNKVEIDSEFVEHEAAIILNSIEIERQAGSASWGELFTGKPKIFYRLFVGVILQSLQQLSGDNYFFYYGTTIFKSVGLTDSFETSIVLGVVNFASTIGSLFVVDRFGRRFTLIGGGIGMAVCLVIFAAIGTKILYKGEFGVDPNQSVGDAMIFLSCLYIFFFATTWGPCVFVVVSETYPLRIRQKGMGIAQSANWLWGFLIAFFTPFITNAIHFAYGFVFFGCVVFSIFFVFAFVPETKGLTLEEVDQLYIDYTPGLAFMTSFHKMQHDSTEKV, encoded by the coding sequence ATGTCTAACGCTAACGCGGATCAACAATCCAAAAAATCTGATATTGGTTCTGTCACACCTCCTCCGGAGAACGTGTACGAGGACCAAGCACACAACAAGGCAACTTTGCCTGAACAACAGGACATCAGTACCGGAAAGAGCGCCACGCATTATATCGGTACAGGTTTGCTCTGTTCTCTGATCGCATTCGGTGGTTTCGTCTTCGGATGGGATACCGGTACCATTTCTGGTTTCGTCAACATGCCAGACTTCAAGGACCGTTTCGGTCAAATTAACGATAAAGGCGAGCATTACTTGTCCAATGTGAGAACCGGTTTGATGATTTCCATCTTCAACATCGGTTGTGCTCTCGGTGGTCTGACTCTTGGTAGACTTGCTGACTCGAAGGGTAGAAAAGTCGGTATCATGCTGACCATGATTGTCTACATTGTTGGTATTGTCATCCAGATCGCCTCGATTAAATCGTGGGTGCAGTTTTTCATCGGCAGAATTATTTCTGGTCTGGCCGTCGGTTCCGTTTCTGTTCTGTGTCCGATGTTCATCTCTGAGACCTCGCCAAAGGAGATTAGAGGTGCTCTCGTTTCCAGTTACCAGCTTATGATCACTCTTGGTATCTTCCTTGGTTACTGCACGACCTACGGTACATACCACAACTACGACGACTCGAGACAGTGGAGAATTCCATTGGGACTGTGTTTCGCATGggccttgttgatgatcttcGGTATGACGTTCATGCCTGAGTCTCCAAGATACCTGATCGAGAAAGACAGACTCGAGGACGCCAAGAGATCGATTGCCAAGGTCAACAAGGTGGAGATCGACTCCGAATTCGTTGAGCACGAGGCCGCCATTATTCTGAACTCCATTGAGATCGAGCGCCAGGCCGGTTCTGCATCGTGGGGTGAGCTGTTCACTGGTAAGCCAAAGATTTTCTACAGACTGTTTGTTGGTGTGATCTTGCAATCTCTGCAGCAACTGTCTGGTGACAACTATTTCTTCTACTACGGTACCACCATTTTCAAGTCTGTGGGTCTGACCGACTCGTTCGAGACCTCGATTGTTCTTGGTGTTGTCAACTTTGCCTCCACGATCGGCTCGCTGTTTGTTGTTGACCGTTTCGGAAGAAGATTCACTTTGATCGGTGGTGGTATTGGTATGGCCGTGTGTTTGGTCATTTTCGCAGCCATCGGTACCAAGATTCTGTACAAGGGCGAGTTCGGCGTGGATCCAAACCAGAGTGTGGGAGACGCCATGATTTTCCTCTCGTGTCTGTacatcttcttcttcgccACCACCTGGGGACCATGTGTCTTCGTCGTTGTTTCGGAAACCTACCCATTGAGAATTAGACAGAAGGGTATGGGTATTGCCCAGTCTGCCAACTGGCTCTGGGGATTCCTGATCGCCTTCTTCACTCCATTTATCACGAACGCCATTCACTTTGCATATGGATTTGTCTTCTTCGGCTGTGTGGtcttctccatcttcttTGTGTTCGCCTTTGTTCCAGAGACCAAGGGCTTGACTTTGGAGGAAGTCGACCAGCTGTACATTGACTACACTCCGGGTCTTGCATTCATGACCAGCTTCCACAAAATGCAGCACGACTCCACTGAAAAGGTCTAA
- a CDS encoding Gamma-glutamyltranspeptidase → MDGLEDQPLLGPSAGHKRSPGLRDRHRTKLIATTVALMALFVVYLSWPSHYKPPDLPKYPAHVPFIGGPTWNPQTNLTARGSHGGVASDSALCSQLGVEILKKGGFAADAAVTTCLCIGATNTMFSAGIGGGAFITTRKHGEDGAVSIDAREMAPAKAHKDMFNGREVLSKFGGLAVGIPGELQGLYELHRLHGSGNVSWEELILPVVDILEGGFEVNELLGLALSAYKSYFHDYRHDWEFAFKDGRLLRAGEVMRRPQLAATLRQIAQNGSAAIFYDPHGPIAPHLARKVQRMGGVLQAEDFARYQAVVEPALVMNNFSRRALDIYTSSGASSGLALLSGLKIIDTFEPAKDKDFSVRESHRLVETMKWLASVRSNLGDVGVLSDNKTAREFRDARYSRLASEEWCGATARKINDNRTLPWQAYEPAYQPNEPHGTSHLSVVDRYHNAVSLTTTVNLLFGSLVHDPVTGIILNDEMDDFSIPTSKNAFGLQPSVYNYIEPFKRPLSSTSPSIVVDRATGKVDMVIGAAGGSRITTAVLEALVRTYHYDMGLVETIAFPRLHHQLLPETLFVENPAREQFVQGMMQLGHSVEMIDHATAMNGIRLQNDTITALSDYWRKLGQAACY, encoded by the coding sequence ATGGACGGCCTTGAGGATCAGCCGTTATTGGGCCCGTCAGCCGGCCACAAACGGTCGCCGGGACTTCGCGATAGGCACAGAACCAAGCTCATTGCCACGACAGTTGCCCTTATGGCGCTGTTTGTCGTCTATCTGTCGTGGCCCTCCCACTACAAACCTCCCGATCTGCCAAAATATCCAGCCCATGTCCCATTTATCGGCGGCCCTACTTGGAATCCGCAGACGAACTTGACGGCACGCGGTTCTCATGGGGGTGTGGCGTCAGACTCTGCCCTTTGTTCGCAGCTGGGGGTCGAAATCCTCAAGAAAGGGGGGTTTGCTGCCGACGCAGCTGTCACCACTTGTTTGTGCATAGGAGCCACAAATACCATGTTTTCGGCAGGAATTGGCGGGGGCGCGTTCATAACGACCAGAAAACATGGCGAGGATGGCGCTGtgtcgatcgacgcgcgCGAGATGGCCCCTGCAAAGGCGCACAAGGACATGTTCAACGGCCGTGAGGTGCTGTCAAAATTTGGAGGCCTGGCCGTGGGCATTCCCGGCGAGCTACAAGGACTGTATGAGCTGCACAGACTGCACGGCTCGGGCAACGTGAGCTGGGAGGAGCTGATCCTGCCCGTTGTGGACATCCTGGAAGGCGGGTTCGAGgtgaacgagctgctgggGTTGGCCCTGTCGGCTTACAAGTCGTATTTCCACGATTACAGGCACGACTGGGAATTTGCGTTCAAAGACGGCCGTCTATTGCGGGCCGGCGAAGTGATGAGACGGCCGCAGCTGGCCGCAACGCTGCGCCAGATTGCACAGAACGGCTCGGCAGCCATATTCTACGACCCCCACGGGCCGATTGCTCCTCATCTCGCCCGCAAGGTACAACGGATGGGCGGCGTGCTGCAGGCTGAGGACTTTGCACGGTACCAGGCCGTGGTGGAGCCGGCACTCGTGATGAACAATTTTTCGCGGCGCGCATTGGACATTTATACGAGCTCTGGGGCGTCGTCAGGACTGGCGTTGCTTTCCGGGCTTAAAATCATAGACACATTTGAGCCGGCGAAAGATAAAGACTTCTCGGTGAGGGAGTCGCATCGGCTGGTGGAGACAATGAAGTGGCTTGCGAGTGTGCGGAGCAACTTGGGAGACGTGGGGGTTTTGAGCGACAACAAAACGGCCCGGGAGTTCCGCGATGCACGGTATTCGCGGCTCGCCAGCGAAGAGTGGTGTGGGGCCACTGCTAGGAAAATCAACGACAACAGGACACTTCCATGGCAAGCTTACGAGCCCGCATATCAACCCAACGAGCCGCACGGAACGTCGCACCTGAGCGTGGTGGACAGATACCACAATGCAGTGAGTCTCACCACTACCGTAAATTTACTTTTTGGTTCGCTTGTGCACGACCCTGTGACCGGAATAATTCTGAATGACGAGATGGATGATTTTTCCATCCCGACGTCGAAAAACGCATTTGGGCTGCAGCCATCGGTTTACAACTACATCGAGCCGTTCAAGAGGCCGCTGTCGTCGACATCGCCAAGCATTGTCGTGGACCGTGCAACGGGCAAGGTGGACATGGTGATTGGTGCGGCCGGTGGGTCCCGCATCACCACGGCAGTTTTGGAGGCACTGGTCAGAACATACCATTACGACATGGGGTTGGTGGAGACAATTGCATTTCCGCGGTTAcaccaccagctgcttcCGGAGACCTTATTTGTGGAGAACCCGGCAAGAGAGCAGTTTGTGCAGGGCATGATGCAACTAGGGCATTCTGTGGAGATGATAGACCACGCGACTGCGATGAACGGAATCCGGTTGCAAAATGACACCATTACGGCACTGAGCGATTATTGGCGGAAGCTGGGCCAAGCCGCCTGTTACTAA